In one Pelecanus crispus isolate bPelCri1 chromosome 12, bPelCri1.pri, whole genome shotgun sequence genomic region, the following are encoded:
- the CACNG1 gene encoding voltage-dependent calcium channel gamma-1 subunit yields the protein MDESKPLKVRLTFSVILVGISLLFAAVVTDHWAVLSPRAANATCEVAHFGLWRLCTKRIVMQEQGPKGKGCGPISLPGEHNCSYFKHFTPGQSSEIFEVTTQKEYSISAAAIAIFSVGFAIIGTICVLLSFGKKRDYLLKPASMFYTFAGLCIIISVEVMRQSVKRMIDSKETVWIEYSYSWSFACACASFVLLFICGIILLLIALPRFPQNPWETCMDAEPEH from the exons ATGGACGAGAGCAAACCCCTGAAGGTCCGGCTGACGTTCTCCGTGATCCTGGTTGGCATCTCGCTCCTCTTTGCAGCCGTAGTGACTGACCACTGGGCCGTACTGAGCCCCAGAGCGGCTAACGCCACCTGCGAAGTGGCTCATTTCGGGCTATGGCGACTCTGTACAAAGCGGATTGTTATGCAGGAGCAAGGTCCCAAAGGGAAGGGCTGTGGGCCGATAAGCCTGCCAGGAG aaCACAACTGCTCCTACTTCAAGCACTTCACACCAGGACAGAGCTCGGAGATATTTGAAGTAACCACCCAGAAAG AATACAGCATTTCAGCTGCAGCCATTGCCATCTTCAGCGTTGGCTTTGCAATCATCGGAACAATCTGCGTCCTCTTATCCTTCGGGAAGAAGAGAGACTATCTGCTGAAGCCAGCATCCATGTTCTACACCTTTGCAG GTCTCTGCATCATCATCTCTGTTGAAGTCATGAGACAATCCGTGAAGAGGATGATCGACAGCAAGGAGACAGTCTGGATCGAGTACAGTTACTCCTGGTCCTTCGCCTGTGCCTGCGCCTCCTTCGTCCTGCTCTTCATCTGCGGCATCATCCTCCTCCTGATCGCGCTGCCTCGCTTCCCCCAGAACCCCTGGGAGACCTGCATGGACGCAGAACCGGAGCACTGA